The DNA window ATCGTCGCGTCCCTCGAAGATGTAGCCGGTCAGTCCTGCGCCTAGACCGAAGGAGACGTCCTGGTTGATGGGAACCGAGGTGCGGAAGCGGAAGCCCGGGCCAATGTTATTGTCGACGGTCGTGCCCATCATTTGTAGGCCAACGCCGAACCGGGGCTGCTGAGCGTGGGCATCGTCCACAGGTCCTAACAGAAGGCCAAGAGCAAGAACGAGAGCGGCAAATCGCATGAGCGGTGAACGGTAGGTCTCTGGAATCAAGCGAGGAAAAGGATCCGTAGGACAACATCGGCTGGGGCATTGCAGGACCCCGGGAGGATGCCACACGGAACGTAGCCCACTGCGGGAAAATCGTCAACTCTCAGGGGCCGGGTAGAAAGAAGCCACATCCGTGTATCAGGGAAGGCCGACGTCGCGACGGAAAACGTAACGACGGCGTCCGGCGACACCGTAATATACGCTCACAACAGCTGTACGACGTTCATGACCGACGTATCGCCCTCTTCCACCGCTGCTTCCCGCAACGCTGAGCACGGCACCGACACGTGGGACCCGTCGGCCTTTGAGGCGCCCGATTATTACGATCTTGATGATCTATTGTCCGATGAGGCAACGGATATTCGGGACGAGGTCCGGTCGTTTGTGACCGCAGAGGTGCAGCCGATCATCGAAGCGTACGCCCAGCGGGCGGAGTTTCCGAAGGACCTCATTCCGGCGTTTGCCGAGCATGGCCTTTTGGGACCCAATTTGCCGACGGAGTACGGAGGCGGCGGGCACAGCAACATCATTTACGGCCTCATGATGCAGGAGGTGGAGCGAGGCGACTCGGGCCTTCGCTCATTTTGCTCGGTGACGGGCTCGCTGGTGATGTATCCCATCTGGAAGTACGGGACGGAGGCGCAGAAGGAGCGCTGGCTCCCACAGCTAGCGCAGGGCGAGGCCATTGGGTGTTTTGGTCTCACGGAGCCGGACGTTGGGTCAAACCCATCTGAGATGCAGACCCGCTGCCGCCGCGATGGCGACGGCTGGGTTCTGGAGGGACACAAGCGCTGGTCGACGAACGCCACGATTGCGGACGTGGCCGTCATCTGGGCGAAGGATGAGAACGACGTGGTACGCGGGTTCCTCGTGGAGACGGATCGCGATGGAGTGTCGACGCCGACGATCGACGACACGTGGTCGCTCCGGGCGGCCGTCACGAGCGAGGTGGTGCTCGACGAGGTGCGCGTGCCCGACGCCCACCGACTGCCGGGCGTGGAGGGGCTCAAGGGGCCGCTCTCGTGCCTCACGCAGGCGCGCTACGGCATCTGCTGGGGGACGGTGGGGGCGGCGATGGCGTGCTACGACGCGGCCCGTCAGCATGCCCGGAACCGCCACCAGTTTGGCCAGCCCATCGGTGGTTTTCAGCTTATGCAGGAGCGGCTCGTGGAAATGGTACAAGAAATCACGAAAGCACAACTCCTCAACTGGCGCCTCGGCACGCTCAAAGATGGGGGAACGATGCGTCCGCAGCAGGTCTCGCTCGCCAAGCGCAACAACTGCGACATGGCATTGGACGTGGCGCGGTCCGCCCGCCAGATGCTGGGGGGCAACGGGGTGACGAGTCAGTATCCCGTGATGCGCCACATGACGAATCTGGAGAGTGTGGTCACCTACGAGGGCACGCACGAGGTGCACACCCTGGTCGTGGGGCAGGACGTGACCGGGGAGAATGCGTTCGTGTAGTGTATGTAGGTTGGAAGGTGTGGATGTAAGGATGTGGCTCTCTCACGTCCTCATAGTGTTATCCAGTTGCGTTGAGTGCTTACTCAACCTCAGCGACTGAATGGGGACGAACTTCGCCGAAGTCGTTGCAAGCCACAGCCCGAATAACACGATACGTCCACACATTCGCGGATCCATCCCCAACGTCGGTTGCGGATCCGGGATTTTCCTCTTGGGAACCTGTACGTCTCCTGTTGGGGAAACGGTAGCGCCGATCATTTCCGTTATCCGCCACGTCGTTCAGGTCGACAAGGCGGGGGCATTGGCCGTGGGGGGCGTGCCCAGCTTCTTCAGCATGCGATAGTGCGAGCGGATGGACTGCCAGAGGGTGGGATGGTGGTGATACGGAATGCCGTGCTTTTCTGCCACCTCCTCTACAATCCCGCTGATGGCAGGGTAGTGCACGCTGCAGATGCGGGGGAAGAGGTGGTGCTCGATCTGAAAGTTGAGGCCGCCGACGTACCAGCAGACCAGCGGATTCGACCGCGCAAAATTGGCCGTCGTCTTCATCTCGTGGACGAGCCACGCGTCTTCCATCATGTCGTTGCCCTCAGACGTATGGTGCTCAGGCCCTTCGACGACGTGCGCTAATTGAAAAACGACGCCCAGAATGAGCCCGGCCGTCAGGTGCATTGACACGAAGCCGATCGCAAACTGCCACCACGTCACGTCGAGTAGGACGAGCGGCAGCACAATCATATAGCCGTAGTAAAACAGCTTCATGCCGAAGAGGGTGGCCAAGTCCTCCCAGTCATGGGAGATGCCCTGATACGGCCCGAGATCCTCTTCCAAAAGGTACTTGTAGTCTTTCGCAAACACCCAGAAGAGTGTTGAGAAGCTGTACACGGCAAAGCCGTACCAGTGCTGCACCCGATGGAACCAGTAATGCTCCGACTCGGGCGAGAGCCGCAGTAGTGGCGACACCTCCAGGTCTTCGTCGATCCCCTGAATGTTGGTGTAGGTGTGGTGGATCACGTTGTGGGTGATCTTCCACAGGTAGCTGCTGGCGCCCAGCAGGTCGAACGTGAGGCCGAGCCCGTAATTCACGGTCTTGTTCGACGAGTAGGCGCCGTGGAGGGCATCGTGCGAGATGCTGAATCCGCAGCCGGCGATGCCCACGCCCATAACAAGGGCGAGCCCGAGCATGAGCCACACTCCAAGGCCACCGAACAGGATGAGGAAGTAGGGGACGAAGACCATTGCGAGCATAGCGACCGTCTTCACGACCATCCGCGTGTTCGCGTGCTTCGAGAGGTCGTTCTCCTCAAAGTACGCATCGACCCGATCGCGGAGCTCGCTCGTGAATTCTTTCGACTTCTGGTTGTCGAAGGAGACGGTGGACTGAGCCATAGGGGGGCGGGCACTTTTAGAAAAACAGCAGATTCACGCCGTTAGTGTGGGAATAGGGTTACTCCAGTTGGTGGATTGTCCCAGCTTCGGTCAAGCCCGTTTCATTTCAGCAGTTGGACTGAAGGAGCACTCAACGCAGCTGATTAACCCTATATCATCCAAAAGTACAAAAGCGTTTATCCAAATGCGTACCGCATTTCTCTATGAAGAGTGGCCCCACAGCGAGAAACGGTGATGAGAAACAAAAAAGCGGCACCGTGGATCACTCCACGATGCCGCCGACACCTTGGGTAGTGCTGCGCTCACACGTCCAGACGCGCGAGCGAAGCGAGCGCTACCCCATGTTTTCCACAATCGCCTGGCCGAACTCGCTGCACTTCAGGAGCTCCGCGTCCTCCATGTTGCGCTCGAAGTCGTACGTCACGCGCTTCTGGCGGATCGTTTCTTCGAGCCCGTCGATGATGGCGTCCGCGGCCTCCTCCCAGCCCATGTAACGGAACATCATCTCGCCCGAGAGGATCAGCGAGCTCGGATTTACCTTGTCCATGCCCGCGTACTTCGGCGCGGTGCCGTGCGTGGCCTCAAAGAGCGCCCGGCCCGTGTTGTAGTTGATGTTGGCGCCCGGCGCAATGCCGATGCCGCCGACCTCGGCCGCCATCGCGTCGGAGATGTAGTCGCCGTTGAGGTTCATCGTGGCGATCACGTCGTACTCGTCCGGCCGCAGGAGAATCTGCTGCAGGAAGGCGTCGGCGATGTAGTCCTTGATGATGATCTCGCGCCCGTCGTCGGTGGTAAGCACCTGCCAGGGCCCGCCGTCGAGGTCCTCCGAGCCGTACTCTTCCTTCGCGACCTCGTAGCCCCAGTCGCGGAAGGCGCCCTCGGTGAATTTCATGATGTTGCCCTTGTGAACGAGCGTCACGCTGTCGCGCCCGCGCTCAATGGCGTAGTCGATGGCGGAGCGGACGAGGCGCTTCGTGCCCTCCTCCGAGATCGGCTTCACGCCGATGGCCGTGGAGTCGGGGAAGCGGATCGCCGTCTCGCCCATCTCCTCAATCAAGAACTTCTTGACCTTCTCGTTTTCCTCCGTGCCCATCTCGTACTCGATGCCCGCGTAGATGTCCTCCGAGTTCTCGCGGAAGGTCACCATGTCCACGAGCTCCGGCTCCTTGAGGGGGGAGGGCACGTTGGGGAAGTGGCGCACCGGGCGGACGCAGGCAAAGAGGTCGAGCTCCTGCCGCAGCGCCACGTTGAGCGAGCGGATGCCGCCGCCGACCGGGGTCGTGAGGGGGCCTTTGATGGCGACGAGGTATTCGCGAATGGCCTCGAAGGTGTCCTCGGGGAGCCACTCGTCGTACTCGTCCTGCGCCTTGCCGCCGGCGTACACCTCGAACCACTCAATCTCGCGATCATTGCCGTAGGCCGTTTCAACAGCGGCGTCGAAGACCGGCTGTGTGGCGTTCCAGATGTCGGGGCCGGTGCCGTCGCCTTCGATGAACGGAATGATGGGATGGTCGGGGACCTCCAGCGTGTCGCCCGACTTGGTGATGGGCTCGCCATCGGTGGGGGGGGCGAGGTCGTTGAAGGAGGGGGCAACGTCGGTGCTCATGGGTGAGTTGGATTGGTCAACATATCAGAAATCACGATGCAGGTGGGCGTCGTTGTGGACGCGGCGCTGCAGGATCGGTTTGATCCGTAGGGGAGAGCCGGTTGAGTCACGACAGAGTGCGGGCCTCCCTCTCTCGTGAAAAATTCGCTTCCGTTGCACGAATCGATAACAACGTACGGGGTGAGACGGACTCGATCTACGCCGAACTATTAGGAAATACGAAAAAAACAACAGGGAGCACGTCAGAGGCGCCCGCAGAGGTCGCGCAGTCGCAATTCCCAGACCTTGAAAGCAGCCTCACGGACGATGGCCTTGCTCATTTTGGACTGTCCCTCCGTGCGTTCAGTAAAGATGACGGGGACCTCCTGAATCGAAAAGCCCGCCCGCCAGGTGCGGTAGTGCATTTCAACCTGGAAGGCATAGCCGTCAGAGTTGACCCGGTCGAGGGGGAGCGCCTCCAGAACACGGCGATCAAAGCACTTGAAGCCAGCCGTGACGTCCTGAATGGGCATCTGTGTGATGCTTCGGGTGTAGATGCCGGCGGCGTAGGAGAGCACGAGGCGGGAAAGGGGCCAGTCGATCACGCGGACGCCGCCGACGTAGCGGGAGCCGATGGCCAGGTCGGCCTTGCCGCTGCGCACTGTTTCGATGAGGCGGGGCAGGTCGTCGGGGTCGTGCGAGAGGTCGGCATCCATCTCGCAAATATACGTGTAATCGTGCGCCAGGGCGTATCGGAAGCCCCGCAGGTACGCAGTCCCCAGTCCGAGCTTTCCCGCACGTTCAATGAGGTCGATGCGGTCGGGGGCGTCCTCCATTGCCGAGCGGACGACCTCCGCCGTCCCGTCGGTGGAGTTGTCGTCCACCACAAGGACGGAGATGGGCGTGGGCTGGGCGAGCACGAGGTCGAGGACATGCCCAATGTTGTCGGCCTCATTATAGGTAGGAATGATGACCAGCGCGTCGGTAGACGCTTCTTTCTCAGGAGAAGAAGTCACCAATGCAAAGCGGTCTGGTGCGAAGAGCAGAAAAGACGGACCGGGGCGAACGGGATGCGGCGCCTAAATCGACCACAAACCTAATTGGTGGAATCCGAAATGACAATGAGCGTGGGGAGATCCACGAAGATTGATCGCAGTCGAAACCGAGGGTCGGGGCTCAGATACAAAGGCGTGGAAAAATTGCTTCTTTCGTCACGAACGACGACGTTTAGTACTGCCGGCTCGGATGTCCGAGCCCGGCCGGCCGCGACGGCAGAGACGGGATGCCCGTTTTTCGTTGTGGTTCGCTGCTTTTCTACAACTGACCTGGACGCGAGACATGGCTGACACGAATGATCAGGCAAAGGCCGACGGCACGACGGATAAGGCCGCCACGACTGAGAAGCAGTCCAGTCCTCTCTCGGGCGACGGGGCCTCCGACGAACCGGAGGGGCCGTGGACTCAGCAATCCATCGACATTCCGGAAGGCCCTCTTGAAGAGACGGTCTCCTTCGACACGTATCCGGCCGACCAGGTCGGACACGAGGATTTGGGGATTGAGGACGAAGAGGTGCTCGACCTGCTCCGTAGCATGCTGCTGCAGCGCCGCTTTGAGAATCGCTGCCGACAGATGTACCAGCAGCAAAAGATCTCAGGCTTTCTGCATCTCTACATCGGACAGGAAGCCGTCTCGACCGGGAGCATCAATGCCATTCGGCTCGGGGAGGACTCGGTGATTACCGCCTACCGGGATCACGGCATGGGGCTGGCAATGGGCATGACGCCCGAGGAGTGCATGGCGGAATTGTTTGGGAAGGAGACCGGATGCTCGAAAGGCAAGGGGGGGTCGATGCACTTCTTCGACAACGAGAGGAAGATGATGGGGGGGCATGCTATTGTCGGGGCACACCTGCCGCTTAGCACGGGCATTGCCTTTGCGAACAAGTATCGAGGCGAGGACAACGTCTGTCTTTGCTTCTTTGGCGACGGGGCCATGCATCAGGGCGCCTTCCGCGAGGCCTGTAATCTGGCCGGCATCTACGATCTGCCCGTGGTTTTCATCTGTGAGAATAACCAGTACGCGATGGGCACGGCGGTCGACCGGGTCGTAAGCAAGCCGGACCTCTTCAAGCATGGGTACAACTTCGATTTTCCCTGCTCCCTCGCCAGCGGGATGGACGTGTTCAGCGTTAACAAGGCCGTGAAGGATCACGTCGAGAATTATGCCCGCAAGGGGCAGCCGTCGATGCTGGAGGTGCGCACGTACCGGTATCAGGGCCACTCCATCACGGACCCGGCCGAGTACCGTGCAGAAAATGAGCTCGACCAGCGGAAGAGCGAAGATGCGATCCATCGCCTTCAGCAGTATATCGTGGACCACGACCTCGCCACGAATGAAGACATCGATGCGATCGACAGTGAGGTGCAAGAGGAGGTAGCCGATGCCATTGACGCTGCCGATGCAGCAGACTTCCCGGATGATGAGGCCATCTACGACCACATCTACGCTCAGGAGGACTATCCCTTCACCACTTAGTGAATGCGGAATTGGGAGTGGGGATTGCGGAATGATGCGTGATCCCGAAAAGTGCTCCCGGTCCGTCCACTCCACAGTCCGAATTCCAAATTCCACACTCGAACGACATGGCAACGCTGCAATTTCGTGAGGCGCTGCGCGCCGCGATGACAGAAGAGATGGAGCGCGACGAGAATATCTTCCTCATTGGGGAAGAGGTGGCCGAGTACGACGGGGCCTATAAGGTGAGCAAAGGCATGCTCGACCAGTTTGGGTCCGACCGCGTGATCGATTCGCCCATCAGCGAGCTCGGCTTTGCGGGGCTCGGCATCGGCGCGGCAATGAACGGCCTTCGTCCCATCGTCGAGTTTATGACGTTCAATTTCTCCTTCGTGGCCTTCGACCAGGTCATCAACAATGCGCCCAACATGCGATACATGTCGGGGGGGCAGTTTGACGTGCCCATCGTCTTTCGGGGGCCCAACGGGGCGGCCGGGCAGCTTGCGGCCACGCACTCGAATTCGACCGAGGCCCTGTATTCGAACTTTCCCGGGCTCAAGGTCGTGGCGCCGTCTATCCCGGACGACGGGAAGGGCCTGCTCAAGAGCGCCATTCGCGACGACGATCCGGTCGTCTTCCTCGAAAGTGAGCTCATGTATGGGATGAAAGATGAGGTCAGCGAGGAGGCGGACTACACGATCCCACTCGGCACGGCCCGCGTGGCCCGAGAAGGGGACGACGTCACCATTGTGGCCCACAGCAAGAGCTATCATGTGGCCTTGCAGGCGGCCGATCAGCTGGCGGAACAGGGCTATGAGGCGGAGGTCATCGATCCGCGCACAATCAAGCCTCTCGACATCGAGACGATCGTACAGTCGGTGGTGAAAACCAACCGCCTCGTCGTAGTGGACGAGAGTAATCCTTTTGCCAGTGTGGCGTCGGAGGTGACCCATCAGGTGCAGGACCGCGCCTTCGACTATCTCGATGCGCCCATCCTCCGCGTTACCGCTCCCGACACACCCGCGCCCTACGCGCCGAATCTGATGGACGAGTACATGCCCAGTGCAGAAGAAACCGTGGACGCCTGCCGTCGCGTCCTCTACGCGGAGTGACGTTTTTCGAGTGTCGAATTGTGAATTGACGAATCGACACTCCCCACCGTTCTCATTCGACATTCGAACCTCGCAACTCGAAACTGATTTATGGCGATTCCGATCGAAATGCCGAAGCTGAGCGACACCATGGAGGAGGGGGTCCTCTCCGCGTGGCTGGTGGATGAAGGGGAAGAGGTGTCGTCCGGGGATATCCTCGCGCAGGTCGAGACGGACAAGGCGACGATGGACCTGGAGGCCTTCGATGAAGGGATACTCCTCAAGAAAATGATTGAGGAAGGCGATGCAGTGCCCATCGGGCAGCTGATCGCCGTGATTGGAGAAGAGGGAGAAGATATTTCTGATATCCTGTCTGAGCACGACGACGGCACGGGCGCCGCCGAAGAACCGGAGCCGGCGGACGAGTCGTCCGATGATGCTGCTGCACAGACCCCAGACACCGATGCCGTTGAGGAGCCGGTCGGGGACGGTCAGCTTTCGGACCGAACGCCGGAGCCGGTGCCCGCCGGAACGGACGCGGAGGGACGCCGCATTAAGGCGTCGCCGCTTGCTCGTCGAATCGCCGACGAACACGACGTAGATCTTCTCCAGGTCGACGGATCGGGGCCGGAGGGGCGCATCGTGCGCCGCGACGTAGAGGCGCGCATTGAGGAGCGGGAGCGCGCTCCCGAGCCGGCGCAAACGCCGCAACCGGCCATGGAGACGCCCTCGTACGACCTCCCGGACGACGAGGCGCTATACGAGAGCGAGAACATTTCGCAGATGCGGAAGACGATTGCCCGGCGTCTGGCGGAGAGCAAGTACTCGTCGCCGCACTTTTATCTCACCGTCGACATCGACGTGGAGCGGGCCGTCGAGCTTCGTTCGGAGCTTAACGAGCTTGCCGAGCAGCAGGACCGTGCGAAGATTTCCTTCAACGATCTCATCACGAAGGCCTGCGCGCTCTCGCTTAAGAACCATCCCTATGTTAATGCTTCCTATCTCGCCGACGAGGGCGAGATTCGGAAGCACAATCACGTGCATATTGGCATTGCGGTGGCGATTGACGAAGGCCTCATCACGCCGGTGGTCCGCAATGCGGATCGGAAGGGGCTTACGGAGATTGCGCGGGAGACGCGCGAGCTTGCCGAGCGGGCGCGCAACCGCGACCTGGAGCCGGAGGAATTCGAAGGCGCGACCTTCACGACGAGCAACCTTGGCATGTTTGGGGTGGAAGAATTCACGGCCATCATTAATCCGCCGAACTCGGCGATCCTGGCGATTGGAGAGATCCGCGACACGCCGGTTGTGGAAGACGGCGAGGTCGTGCCGGGCAAGCGCATGAAGGTCACGCTCTCCTGCGATCACCGAGTCGTGGATGGGGCACTTGGGGCCCAGTTCCTCGACAGCGTCCGTTCGTACCTGGAGGAGCCGATGAATCTGCTGTTGTAGGCAGTGGCGTCGGGGACCAACGGTAGGGGCGGAGGTGTCGCCCCTGTGTCGTTTGAGCCCCGTATTGCCTATTTCGTATTCCGTCTTTTCGACGACTGGTATGCGGAATGCGCGATACGAAATACCGACCGGTTGCCATTGCCAGATTTTCACCCGATTGGCGTTTCTTGACGGAGAAAATGTATCCGTACGAAGCTGCTGAATCATGACCCTCGCCCACCTGTCGGATCTGCATTTCGGGCGCATTGCCCATCCCGGCATTGTGGATGCTCTGGTTGACGAAGTGAATGGGGGGGCGGTTGAGCTTGTGGTGCTCAGCGGCGACTTGACGCAGCGGGCCCGGCACTCGGAATTTGAGGCCGCGCGGGCGATGCTCGATCGCATATCTCCGCCTGTTCTCGTCGTTGCGGGGAATCATGACGTGTATCCCTGGTGGCGCCCAGTGCGACGCTTGGCGACGCCCCTCCGGCGCTACCAGCGATACATCACCGCCGACCTGGCGCCGTCCTTCGTGACCGACGATGTGGCCGTGCAGGGGCTCACCAGTGCCTTCGGCGCCACCATAAAGGGAGGGCGGATTGGGCCGGGGGATCGGCAGGTTCTCCGTACCGCCTTCGAGGACGTCGGGGCGGAGGCCTTCCGGGTGCTCGTGCTGCACCATCACCTCACGGAGCTCCAGTCCCTTGGGCCCCACGATGTGGCCCGTCAGGCTCGCAAAACGCTCGATGCCGCGGTCGAGGTTGGGGTGGATCTCATCCTCTGTGGTCATCTTCACATTTCCCAGATTGAGCCGATTACCATCATTCCGGGGGAGCGGCGCATCATCGTCGCGAGTGCGGGAACGGCCACGAGCAACCGGTGGCGAACGTCTCATGGACCCACAAATTTCTACAACGTCCTCTCGATTGAAGACGAGGCGTTTCACATCGAAGAACGTCGATATGTCCCGTCGGACGAACACTTCGTGCGGGAGAGTACGACTCGTTTTGACCGGACGCCGGCGGTCGTGTCTGGCTGATCTCCCGACTGGTCACGGTCCTACTTTGGCCGGTCTGAAGCGCCTGTGACCCCACCGCTGCGGCGAGGCGGACGATGGACGTCATCAGGGAGCACCGCCCCGGATGCTCCCCGGGACGTTACGCCAATGCCGATTCGCGACCGGAATCGCGGACGAACATGCACGTCGAGTCGGTTTGGGTCACCAGGTCTCGGATCGTATCGAAGTCCGGGTCCGGCTGGAGTCCAAAGATGTTGAGGTCGGCCTGGGGGGCTTCCGGCACGTATTCGTTGAAGGGCTTGGGGCCCACGACGGCCTCCGCATTTGGGAACCGTCCCAGATCCATCAGCTTCTCCAGGAAATCCTGGGCCTTTTCCTGCTCGTTGGGATCGGGGACGGCTGTAACCACCCGCATCCGGGCGTTCCAGTTCTGCGACAGCTTGTAGGCAGTGAGGAGGGCTAGGTCCAGATTGCCGATCTCCATTGACAAGCGCCAGTCCGGCGTGCGGTCTTTGATCCAGACGTTGATGGTCTGCCGTTGTCCGAGCGCGGCCCGGGGGTGAGGAGCATACAGAAGCACGCCGACACTTTCTCGCTCGGCCTCCTGAATGACGTTGTGGTAGTCGGCCTCCCGGTCCGGCGAGTCCGGCATGCGGAGAAAGACGATGTTTGGGCGAAAGAAGGCCCCGCGGAGTGCCTGCATCCCCGCCCGGAGTCCATCGGCAAAGCCGCCGGCGTCGATGAGCGTAGCGGAGGCGAAAACCCCACGATCGCGGAAGGAGTCCGTGAGCGTTTCAATTTGCCGGTCCAGTACCTCGGGCGTGCCGTTGGGACTGAGGCCCACAATTTTAACCGATCCCTGCGGGTGGGTAAGGTCCTGGATGGTGAGGAACGAGCCGCGGAGGTCGCTGGCCGTTTCGACGGGCACGAGCAGATTGGGCTTCCAGGCGCGCTCCTGCATGGTGGGGAGTTCCGTGACCTTCTTGGCCGCCCATTCGGCCAGCGCGACGAACATGCCGCTGCGGACGTCCTCGAACGGTGCGTCGAGCTGTCGTCGAGCAAGAATCGCGTAGAAGCCGAGCGTGACGATCAGCGCGACGAAGCTAATCGTGGGATTGATAATGAACATGGCCAGCAGCGAGCCCAGCAGGCCGAGAAAAGAAACCCAGAGCGGAATACGAAGGCGGGGGCGGAAGCTTACGAGATCGAGGCTCTGTTCAATGAGCACCGCGGCGCAGATCATCGCGTAGGTGACCAGAAAGAACATTGTGATCAGTGGGGCGATGGCATTGAGGTCGCGCACCAGCAACGAGCCAAAGATTAGAGCCCCGGTCACCATCATCGAATGGCGGGGTTCTCCGTTTTCAGAGAGCTCGGCCAACCAGTCGGAGCCCGGCACCACTTGATGGGCGCCCATGGCCTGTAAGATCCGTCCGGCTCCCACCATAGACGCCAGGGCGGAAGAGAAGGTCGCCCCCAGCAGACCGGCGAGAACGGCGGTTGGCCAGTAGGCCTTATCCATCATTACCGTGTAGTTGCTCGTCAGCTCCTGTGGGGTGGCCGAGCGCGCCAGCCAAATGGCCAGGAGCACGTAGATGACGAACGATACCCCGATGGCAGCGAGGGTGCCGATCGGGATGCTGCGCTTCGGGTCTTTGAGATCGCCACTCATGTTGGCGCCGGCCATAATGCCCGTCGTCGCAGGGAAGAAGACGGCAAAGACGATCCAGAAGGAGGACCCGCCGAAATCATTTTCCGGAGAGCCGACAAAGTCGCCCCAGAGCTGAATCTCGCCAAGGCCGTATTGCATGGAGCCGGTTGCGGCTGCCGTTCCGATGGATATGAGGGAGGCAACAATGACGCCCATGATGAGATACTGCACGCGGATGGCGAAGTCCGCGCTCACGTATGCAATGCCGTACAGCACGGCGAAGGTGGCGGCGTCGACGAGAAGTGCCGGATGGCCGGGGAAGAGGTAGAGCCAGCCTTCGCGGAAGCCGAAGATGTACATGGTCACAGCCAGGGCCTGCGACAGATACCGTGGGATGCCCACGCTTCCGCCCACCTCTAGGCCCAGCGACTGTGCAATGACGGCGTACGCCCCGCCCGCCCCAATCCGAATATTCGTGGTGATGGACGACATGGCGAGCGCCGTGCACAGTGTAATGCTGAAGCCCAGGGTGATGATGAGAAGTCCCCCGATCAGCCCTGCATTTCCGATGATCCATCCCTCTCGCAGGTACATGATGACCCCGAGAATCGTGAGGAGCGTCGGGGTGAAGACCCCTCCAAACGTACCGAACTGCTTGCGGCCCG is part of the Salinibacter sp. 10B genome and encodes:
- a CDS encoding acyl-CoA dehydrogenase family protein, whose translation is MTDVSPSSTAASRNAEHGTDTWDPSAFEAPDYYDLDDLLSDEATDIRDEVRSFVTAEVQPIIEAYAQRAEFPKDLIPAFAEHGLLGPNLPTEYGGGGHSNIIYGLMMQEVERGDSGLRSFCSVTGSLVMYPIWKYGTEAQKERWLPQLAQGEAIGCFGLTEPDVGSNPSEMQTRCRRDGDGWVLEGHKRWSTNATIADVAVIWAKDENDVVRGFLVETDRDGVSTPTIDDTWSLRAAVTSEVVLDEVRVPDAHRLPGVEGLKGPLSCLTQARYGICWGTVGAAMACYDAARQHARNRHQFGQPIGGFQLMQERLVEMVQEITKAQLLNWRLGTLKDGGTMRPQQVSLAKRNNCDMALDVARSARQMLGGNGVTSQYPVMRHMTNLESVVTYEGTHEVHTLVVGQDVTGENAFV
- a CDS encoding acyl-CoA desaturase, with product MAQSTVSFDNQKSKEFTSELRDRVDAYFEENDLSKHANTRMVVKTVAMLAMVFVPYFLILFGGLGVWLMLGLALVMGVGIAGCGFSISHDALHGAYSSNKTVNYGLGLTFDLLGASSYLWKITHNVIHHTYTNIQGIDEDLEVSPLLRLSPESEHYWFHRVQHWYGFAVYSFSTLFWVFAKDYKYLLEEDLGPYQGISHDWEDLATLFGMKLFYYGYMIVLPLVLLDVTWWQFAIGFVSMHLTAGLILGVVFQLAHVVEGPEHHTSEGNDMMEDAWLVHEMKTTANFARSNPLVCWYVGGLNFQIEHHLFPRICSVHYPAISGIVEEVAEKHGIPYHHHPTLWQSIRSHYRMLKKLGTPPTANAPALST
- the icd gene encoding NADP-dependent isocitrate dehydrogenase produces the protein MSTDVAPSFNDLAPPTDGEPITKSGDTLEVPDHPIIPFIEGDGTGPDIWNATQPVFDAAVETAYGNDREIEWFEVYAGGKAQDEYDEWLPEDTFEAIREYLVAIKGPLTTPVGGGIRSLNVALRQELDLFACVRPVRHFPNVPSPLKEPELVDMVTFRENSEDIYAGIEYEMGTEENEKVKKFLIEEMGETAIRFPDSTAIGVKPISEEGTKRLVRSAIDYAIERGRDSVTLVHKGNIMKFTEGAFRDWGYEVAKEEYGSEDLDGGPWQVLTTDDGREIIIKDYIADAFLQQILLRPDEYDVIATMNLNGDYISDAMAAEVGGIGIAPGANINYNTGRALFEATHGTAPKYAGMDKVNPSSLILSGEMMFRYMGWEEAADAIIDGLEETIRQKRVTYDFERNMEDAELLKCSEFGQAIVENMG
- a CDS encoding polyprenol monophosphomannose synthase, whose translation is MTSSPEKEASTDALVIIPTYNEADNIGHVLDLVLAQPTPISVLVVDDNSTDGTAEVVRSAMEDAPDRIDLIERAGKLGLGTAYLRGFRYALAHDYTYICEMDADLSHDPDDLPRLIETVRSGKADLAIGSRYVGGVRVIDWPLSRLVLSYAAGIYTRSITQMPIQDVTAGFKCFDRRVLEALPLDRVNSDGYAFQVEMHYRTWRAGFSIQEVPVIFTERTEGQSKMSKAIVREAAFKVWELRLRDLCGRL
- the pdhA gene encoding pyruvate dehydrogenase (acetyl-transferring) E1 component subunit alpha codes for the protein MADTNDQAKADGTTDKAATTEKQSSPLSGDGASDEPEGPWTQQSIDIPEGPLEETVSFDTYPADQVGHEDLGIEDEEVLDLLRSMLLQRRFENRCRQMYQQQKISGFLHLYIGQEAVSTGSINAIRLGEDSVITAYRDHGMGLAMGMTPEECMAELFGKETGCSKGKGGSMHFFDNERKMMGGHAIVGAHLPLSTGIAFANKYRGEDNVCLCFFGDGAMHQGAFREACNLAGIYDLPVVFICENNQYAMGTAVDRVVSKPDLFKHGYNFDFPCSLASGMDVFSVNKAVKDHVENYARKGQPSMLEVRTYRYQGHSITDPAEYRAENELDQRKSEDAIHRLQQYIVDHDLATNEDIDAIDSEVQEEVADAIDAADAADFPDDEAIYDHIYAQEDYPFTT
- a CDS encoding pyruvate dehydrogenase complex E1 component subunit beta → MIPKSAPGPSTPQSEFQIPHSNDMATLQFREALRAAMTEEMERDENIFLIGEEVAEYDGAYKVSKGMLDQFGSDRVIDSPISELGFAGLGIGAAMNGLRPIVEFMTFNFSFVAFDQVINNAPNMRYMSGGQFDVPIVFRGPNGAAGQLAATHSNSTEALYSNFPGLKVVAPSIPDDGKGLLKSAIRDDDPVVFLESELMYGMKDEVSEEADYTIPLGTARVAREGDDVTIVAHSKSYHVALQAADQLAEQGYEAEVIDPRTIKPLDIETIVQSVVKTNRLVVVDESNPFASVASEVTHQVQDRAFDYLDAPILRVTAPDTPAPYAPNLMDEYMPSAEETVDACRRVLYAE